Sequence from the Thermocoleostomius sinensis A174 genome:
ATATTAGAAGCAATGAATGACTTGATTGTGGCGAGAATTAACGCGATCGAGTCGTTCGAAGATCACTTTGCTCAACAGCATATACAAGCTTTGAAGAAGGTCAATCAAGCTTTGACAGAATTCAGGCAAACATCGCCTATAGACATAGATATGGAAATAGCGTTGGAACAATTAATGCACGCTTCTGGGGCGATCGAAACGTCTCAAGCAAAACTCAGCAGTGGTTTGGAATGATTTATCGATATACGCGATGTGTCACTTTCGACAGTGCCTAGGTTATGGAGCAGAGGGTGGGGGAGATGAGGTCAGATATCTGTCTACTTCATCACAATCAGTCGCAATGTGAACACCTTGGATCTCTACCCAATAACTTTTAGACCTAGTCCTAAAGATAGAGCGCAGCCACTGATCCCGTCAGTAGGATGTAAATATAGCGTTTGTTAAGGAATGTAAATCATGACGAACCCAACACCCACTGAAAACCGCTCTGCAACTAATCTGCCCCCCGTGGCTCGCGAATACAATGGTGTCGATCGCAATGCCTTTCTGTTTGGTTGGAAGCCACAAGCTGAACTGTGGAATGGCCGTCTAGCTATGATTGGATTCCTCGCTTACCTGCTGTGGGACATTGCTGGCTATAGCGTTGTCCGTGACGTGCTCCACCTTCTTCCTTACTAGTCGGCTAAAGGCGATAGGTTAAACAAATTTTCGGTTTCCATCTTAATAGTTCTCCTTGGCGCTAATGGACGATGACTCAACCTTGAAGAGTTACATTAACGCCAAGGAGTTTTTGTCCTGCTGGAGACCCTGTGATGAGGATT
This genomic interval carries:
- a CDS encoding chlorophyll a/b-binding protein, producing MTNPTPTENRSATNLPPVAREYNGVDRNAFLFGWKPQAELWNGRLAMIGFLAYLLWDIAGYSVVRDVLHLLPY